Proteins from a single region of Psilocybe cubensis strain MGC-MH-2018 chromosome 3, whole genome shotgun sequence:
- a CDS encoding E3 ubiquitin-protein ligase hel2 codes for MSAEVATQSRPATTESGRGTGKRANRSRGGNNNNRESNRNSRPATNTKGKEVVVAEGENSQVPVKQLAAVALSEDGDVEICFICAEPVKYYAVSECNHRTCHICAIRLRALYKKRDCTFCKEPQNHVIFTKSREDPYSSFTPESIPFKDAKLSVSFETQEMMEETLVLLRFTCADDECDYVGTGWGDLKLHARAMHGKLMCFLNYETLERHFNTAHFACTQTDCLARKFVVFNTALDLKAHMVEAHGGEMSARDKKDARRIQAEFAFEEVGYGGRHGRRDRDRDREPPPQQQQPQPSTSVPPRPAAGGNRRRDGFGGALTTEAGPTPAQSRQPPPRPETRPSTPQPTPESLDPANLERHGAFLTRLNTLAPNPTTAIPAVRAATRGYRFSETSARDLILTVWNVLDRNLEYTASIINAFVDLLDEEEKKRDLLESWNGFAIEQRRQFPDLVPVSFGTGYAGITSGRVLNAKHSTAARSSQSQQVWNRVALAANNAAPGSSTGAPRPKLLTPQTSQERFPALGGGASTSGGAGAASSSQPLAPSFRQAQRTTPWSGSSVQPSTLRSQSNPGPTSVNMRVSKSAGSKQPPPPKLSSALFPELPSSANSRSKPQVSGNVSLKNILGSSGVPAVAAWSSGSGGGAGPTTQTEGEGSAAPGTNSAGPGDAATTGGGAGKGKKSKGKQKQTLFTLGSFPT; via the exons ATGTCTGCAGAAGTCGCCACTCAATCTCGTCCAGCCACCACGGAATCTGGTCGTGGAACAGGCAAGCGAGCAAACAGATCTCGCGGAGGGAACAATAATAATCGAGAATCTAATCGGAATTCTCGCCCAGCCACCAATacgaaagggaaagaagtcGTCGTTGCGGAAGGCGAGAATAGTCAGGTACCGGTCAAACAACTAGCGGCCGTGGCCCTATCCGAAGATGGGGATGTGGAAATCTGCTTCATTTGCGCTGAACCAGTCAAGTACTATGCCGTTTCGGAATGCAATCACAGAACCTGTCATATTTGCGCCATTAGATTGCGGGCATTGTATAAAAAGAGAGACTGTACTTTCTGCAAG GAACCTCAAAACCATGTCATATTCACGAAATCGCGCGAAGATCCCTATTCGTCATTCACACCTGAATCAATTCCATTCAAGGATGCCAAACTATCAGTATCGTTTGAGACCCAGGAGATGATGGAAGAAACCCTTGTTTTGTTGAGATTCACTTGCGCCGATGATGAATGCGATTATGTTGGGACAGGATGGGGCGATCTCAAGCTACACGCACGCGCAATGCATGGGAAACTGATGTG TTTCCTGAACTACGAGACTCTGGAACGGCATTTCAACACTGCTCATTTTGCGTGCACTCAAACTGATTGCCTAGCGCGAAAGTTCGTCGTGTTTAACACTGCTCTCGATCTCAAAGCGCATATGGTGGAGGCTCACGGTGGGGAGATGTCGGCCCGAGACAAAAAAGATGCTAGGAGAATTCAAGCAGAATTTGCTTTcgaagaagttggatatggaGGACGACATGGTAGACGAGACAGAGATCGCGATCGCGAACCTCCAccgcaacaacaacaaccgcAACCCTCAACTTCAGTTCCTCCGCGCCCGGCCGCAGGGGGCAACAGAAGGAGGGATGGGTTCGGAGGGGCCCTTACCACTGAAGCTGGACCTACCCCTGCTCAATCCAGACAGCCTCCACCACGTCCTGAAACTAGACCCTCAACCCCACAACCTACCCCGGAAAGTCTTGATCCTGCCAATCTAGA GCGCCATGGCGCATTTTTAACCCGTTTAAACACACTAGCACCCAATCCAACGACAGCGATTCCAGCAGTTAGAGCTGCAACGCGTGGTTATCGATTCTCAGAGACAAGTGCCCGCGATTTGATATTGACTGTGTGGAATGTCTTGGATAGGAATCTCGAGTACACCGCCAGCATCATTAACGCTTTTGTCGACCTcctggatgaagaggaaaagaaacgGGACCTGCTGGAATCATGGAATGGATTTGCCATTGAG CAACGCCGACAATTTCCAGACCTCGTACCTGTTTCTTTCGGGACAGGGTACGCAGGTATCACCTCCGGCCGCGTCTTAAACGCCAAACACTCGACAGCAGCACGTTCTTCTCAAAGCCAACAAGTCTGGAACCGTGTGGCATTAGCTGCCAATAATGCAGCTCCCGGATCATCCACTGGTGCCCCACGTCCCAAACTTTTGACACCTCAAACCTCACAAGAACGTTTCCCAGCGCTTGGCGGTGGCGCTTCTACCAGCGGTGGTGCAGGCGCAGCTTCGTCATCGCAGCCCCTTGCACCCTCCTTCCGCCAGGCTCAGCGCACGACACCGTGGTCCGGAAGCTCAGTGCAGCCCAGTACTCTGCGGTCACAGTCAAACCCTGGACCGACCTCTGTGAATATGCGAGTGTCGAAGAGTGCCGGTTCCAAACAACCCCCGCCGCCGAAGTTGTCGAGTGCGCTGTTCCCGGAGCTGCCGAGCTCGGCGAACTCTCGGAGTAAGCCACAGGTCAGCGGTAATGTCTCTCTGAAGAATATTTTGGGCTCGTCGGGAGTCCCGGCTGTCGCTGCTTGGAGTTCGGGCTCAGGTGGGGGTGCAGGTCCTACTACACAGACAGAAGGTGAAGGCAGTGCTGCTCCTGGTACAAACTCTGCAGGTCCTGGAGATGCTGCCACCACTGGGGGAGGGgcaggaaaaggaaagaagtCGAAAgggaagcagaagcagacacTCTTCACTTTGGGATCTTTCCCTACGTAA
- a CDS encoding putative ubiquitin carboxyl-terminal hydrolase 3, protein MAYPQQGPGPSTYYQQSPPPQPQQSQPPQHSPQAQAQLQSPPPQHSPQGQHHHIYGTHSPGPRPIQNYYQYPPPGPPPHQYMGSYPPQGSPSRGRGGRDYGGRGGAHHYHHHQQQHHAQHQHPPPHHQPHYSPYSPHHVTLPHPQHPHALPPHHAQQHAQHVQSYSPQPQKYSSGPTFYPSPSAPVFTPSWQTQQAMMSPLPKQLSMPPPQPPALVAGYSNYYEPPQPLSSGVPSPVPVVQSVEQPAIPIPIPPVCEDLKTDPTLPTPEPSTLPTSVSGTETLPSLSLAVPSTSTATSSPALSPSAPSFFPSGSSPLSVSVSATPAPPVDVKLPESEPPLEVQHAAASTTPTPQEPQEQKIVAPATSTSSYARMGSIATEPTANTPTSTSVVFIAQAFSSSSPRTSPALTFSALPNGVSSTSPTYDTITIPIPASSSSISSFPSSSSISTSTLPTSQSSSTSASTTLPDVPLPPSLPHQPNPILQWAIWARRPYDPANAPGIIISPRARPPMEVVQAAMGGKGPGVGEGVGVGGPKVKDREGAVDGEEKDKAEKKPEEKVAVSADASFSTSTSTSTSSAASVADAETTVPCSPASSHTSVDASVVAAVVDDASKPTSGEKESAKAKDLKEKSESSTPKASSNTDGPTPAAPAGSATLDAKSSLSTSATTEKESASEQSKEGNTLIPAAATSTITPATMTKAATTETATPATTTPGTPAQSDALQLPSTPTTSTTAAVPAAATPPVKKSWASLLRPATSSPSTPGASGSGSPSGAETAKRSALPVSNVVGFSIPATALAGTVPNASPAPAVPVAGAAIGITGARRADLITLLTTGPPSPVPPPHSASTGGPINFAAAAASANAAQTYAKQIEAAMGATLKVRPRGLVNSGNMCFANSVLQVMVYCPPFHRLFGELGRVFRGLDGEKGNGKEKGRETPLVDATIEFLREFVEDKKVKGVNGNGNANGSANGNTLASAFAFASASGSGRGKGKEKDISMGEPERNEDDWDGESFLPTGIYDAMKAKKRFDGMRGGHQEDAEEFFGFYLDTLEEELLGLLHAINPPPQPTTATRQVNGVEEKEEAAPPEEDGWLEVGKRNRMVHTRTIKVTESPITRIFGGKFRSTLRAPGQKDSVVVEDWRSLRLDIQRDQIHTIQDALSYISYPQPVQVTQGSRTIEAQQQVLIEALPPILVLHIKRFCYDTAVGGVVKVGKQIAFGPELEIGADVMVPAAKKSQPVKYKLFGALYHHGLSASGGHYTLDVLHPNRYPTTSSNASAPGKQQLREGWVRIDDNLVSDVRPDDVFGSLEKDESKCAYLLFYRRI, encoded by the exons ATGGCTTACCCACAACAAGGCCCCGGGCCTTCCACATACTATCAGCAGTCTCCTCCGCCTCAGCCACAGCAATCACAACCCCCGCAACACTCGCCACAAGCACAGGCGCAATTGCAGTCACCCCCGCCTCAACATTCACCACAAGGGCAACACCATCACATTTATGGGACACACAGCCCAGGTCCACGCCCTATACAGAATTATTACCAGTATCCACCTCCTGGCCCCCCGCCACACCAGTATATGGGCTCATACCCCCCGCAGGGGTCGCCTTcaagagggagaggagggagagacTATGGCGGTAGAGGCGGCGCACATCActaccaccatcaccagcaacagcatcATGCGCAACATCAGCACCCCCCACCGCATCATCAACCACATTACTCACCGTACAGCCCACACCACGTCACCTTACCACACCCACAGCACCCACACGCTCTACCTCCACATCACGCTCAACAACACGCTCAACATGTCCAGTCATATTCTCCCCAACCTCAGAAATATTCTTCGGGCCCAACCTTTtacccatctccatctgcaCCTGTTTTTACGCCTTCGTGGCAGACACAGCAGGCAATGATGTCACCGCTGCCGAAGCAGCTTTCTATGCCGCCTCCTCAACCCCCTGCGTTGGTGGCTGGTTATTCAAATTATTATGAACCACCACAGCCATTATCATCCGGAGTTCCTTCGCCTGTACCAGTTGTACAGAGCGTCGAACAACCAGCGATTCCCATCCCTATTCCACCTGTCTGTGAAGATCTCAAAACCGACCCTACCCTACCTACTCCCGAACCTTCAACCCTACCTACTTCTGTTTCTGGCACAGAAACATTACCTTCACTTTCTTTAGCGGTTCCTTCTACGTCAACGGCCACCTCTTCGCCTGCTCTGTCACCCTCTGCGCCATCTTTCTTCCCCTCTGGATCTTCCCCATTGTCTGTATCTGTTTCTGCAACGCCAGCACCTCCCGTAGATGTAAAATTACCAGAATCGGAACCACCGTTAGAAGTACAACATGCAGCTGCATCCACGACTCCTACGCCTCAGGAGCCacaagaacaaaaaattGTTGCTCCAGCAACATCTACGTCGAGTTATGCACGGATGGGATCGATCGCGACGGAGCCCACTGCTAATACACCGACATCGACATCCGTCGTTTTCATTGCCCAAGCCTTCTCGTCTTCATCACCCCGAACATCTCCGGCCTTAACATTCTCTGCATTACCCAACGGCGTTTCCAGCACATCGCCGACGTACGACACCATCACAATTCCTATTcctgcatcatcatcgtcaatctcttcttttccctcatcgtcgtcgatcTCCACGTCCACGTTACCAACTTCACAATCCAGCTCAACATCGGCTTCCACGACGCTGCCCGATGTTCCTCTTCCACCTTCTCTTCCTCACCAACCGAACCCAATCCTTCAATGGGCAATCTGGGCTCGGCGGCCTTATGATCCTGCTAATGCTCCTGGGATAATTATTAGTCCCAGAGCACGACCGCCAATGGAGGTTGTGCAAGCTGCGATGGGAGGAAAGGGGCCCGGAGTTGGTGAGGGCGTGGGCGTTGGTGGTCCCAAAGTAAAAGATAGGGAAGGGGCAGTTGATGGTGAGGAGAAGGACAAGGCGGAGAAGAAACCGGAAGAAAAGGTCGCGGTATCTGCAGACGCGTCATTCTCTAcctcgacgtcgacgtctaCTTCTTCGGCCGCGAGCGTCGCAGATGCGGAAACGACTGTGCCTTGCTCGCCAGCAAGCTCACATACGAGCGTCGACGCGTCTGTTGTTGCTGCCGTTGTTGACGATGCATCCAAACCGACAAGTGGAGAAAAAGAATcggcaaaagcaaaagattTAAAAGAAAAGAGCGAAAGTTCAACGCCTAAGGCGAGTTCGAACACGGATGGTCCCACTCCGGCAGCACCTGCGGGCTCAGCCACCCTGGATGCTAAGTCTAGCTTGTCCACGTCAGCGACAACTGAGAAGGAAAGTGCTAGCGAGCAGTCGAAAGAGGGGAATACACTGATTCCTGCCGCGGCCACGTCAACAATCACCCcagcgacgatgacgaagGCTGCTACCACTGAGACGGCCACACCAGCCACGACGACACCTGGAACGCCCGCTCAGTCTGACGCTTTACAGCTTCCTTCGACACCCACCACTTCGACGACTGCTGCAGTCCCAGCCGCAGCAACACCCCCGGTCAAAAAATCATGGGCCTCACTTCTGCGCCCTGCAACCTCTTCGCCTTCCACACCAGGAGCATCTGGATCTGGTTCGCCATCCGGAGCGGAGACTGCAAAACGCTCTGCACTCCCTGTTTCAAATGTGGTTGGCTTCTCGATCCCAGCTACCGCTCTTGCTGGTACAGTTCCGAATGCCAGCCCTGCACCTGCAGTTCCTGTTGCAGGCGCAGCAATTGGCATCACAGGCGCGCGTCGCGCCGATCTAATCACTCTGCTTACTACTGGTCCACCCTCTCCTGTACCCCCTCCTCACTCCGCCTCCACAGGTGGTCCTATTAACtttgccgctgccgctgcgaGCGCGAACGCAGCGCAAACGTATGCGAAACAAATTGAGGCAGCGATGGGCGCGACGCTCAAGGTCCGCCCGCGTGGGCTCGTCAATAGCGGGAATATGTGCTTTGCAAACTCAGTGTTGCAGGTAATGGTGTATTGTCCGCCATTCCACCGGTTGTTTGGTGAGCTTGGGCGGGTATTCAGAGGGCTGGATGGCGAGAAGGGGAatgggaaggagaagggcAGAGAGACGCCGCTTGTTGATGCGACAATCGAGTTCTTGAGGGAGTTCGTGGAAGATAAAAAGGTCAAAGGCGTTAATGGGAACGGAAATGCTAATGGAAGTGCCAACGGTAATACTTTGGCGTCTGCATTTGCCTTTGCCAGTGCCAGTGGTAGCGGGcgaggaaaaggaaaagagaaggatATTTCCATGGGAGAGCCTGAAAGGAATGAAGATGACTGGGATGGCGAGTCATTTTTGCCAACGGGTATTTATGACGCTatgaaggcgaagaagagGTTCGACGGGATGAGG GGTGGTCACCAAGAAGACGCAGAAGAGTTCTTTGGATTTTATCTCGACACTCTCGAAGAAGAGCTACTGGGTCTATTGCACGCTATCAACCCTCCACCTCAACCCACAACCGCGACACGGCAGGTCAACGgagttgaagaaaaggaggaggCTGCACCGCCCGAGGAGGATGGATGGCTCGAGGTGGGCAAGAGAAACCGTATGGTACATACTCGCACC ATTAAAGTTACTGAATCGCCTATTACGAGAATTTTTGGAGGTAAATTCAGGTCTACGCTTCGCGCACCTGGGCAAAAAGATTCGGTTGTCGTTGAGGATTGGAGGTCTTTGAGACTAGACATTCAG CGAGATCAAATACATACCATCCAAGACGCGCTGTCATACATTTCCTACCCACAACCTGTTCAAGTCACTCAAGGCTCGCGCACCATCGAGGCGCAGCAGCAAGTTCTCATTGAAGCCCTTCCACCGATCTTGGTATTGCATATCAAGAGGTTTTGTTATGATACCGCAGTAGGCGGTGTCGTCAAAGTTGGCAAACAAATCGCATTTGGGCCAGAGTTGGAGATTGGAGCTG ATGTTATGGTCCCTGCTGCAAAGAAATCGCAGCCCGTAAAATATAAACTGTTTGGTG CTCTGTACCATCACGGTCTTTCAGCATCAGGAGGGCACTATACCCTGGACGTGCTTCATCCTAATCGATACCCCACTACTTCCTCCAACGCCTCCGCCCCAGGCAAGCAGCAACTTCGCGAAGGATGGGTCCGCATCGACGATAACCTCGTGTCGGACGTCCGACCGGATGATGTGTTCGGCTCTCTTGAGAAAGATGAGTCGAAGTGTGCCTACTTGTTGTTCTACAGGCGGATATGA